In one Echinicola marina genomic region, the following are encoded:
- a CDS encoding conjugal transfer protein TraI, with the protein MKKYAKMLLLALCISFTVLPVQQVNATPIAILEIIKAAVKKVIKAVDLKIQRLQNKTIWLQNAQKTLENTLSKLKLDEISEWTEKQKEQYREYYEELAKVKAIISYYQRIRDITQKQARLVNEYQRAWQLIRQDEHFMADEIEYMAKVYAGILDESLQNIDQINLIIQSFTTTMSDAKRLELINNAADQVDANYDDLMRFNQQNVLLSLSRAKTSIEVQAVKKLYGLP; encoded by the coding sequence ATGAAAAAGTATGCAAAAATGTTACTGCTTGCCCTTTGCATTTCCTTTACGGTACTGCCGGTACAACAGGTCAATGCCACACCGATAGCCATATTGGAAATCATTAAAGCAGCAGTCAAGAAAGTGATCAAGGCCGTTGATTTGAAGATACAACGGTTGCAGAACAAAACCATCTGGCTACAGAATGCCCAGAAAACATTGGAAAACACGCTTTCCAAACTCAAACTGGATGAGATCTCAGAGTGGACGGAGAAGCAAAAAGAACAATACCGGGAATACTATGAAGAGCTGGCAAAAGTAAAGGCGATTATTTCTTATTACCAGCGCATCCGGGATATTACTCAAAAACAAGCACGCCTGGTCAATGAATACCAGCGGGCATGGCAGCTTATCCGGCAGGACGAGCACTTTATGGCAGATGAAATAGAATACATGGCCAAAGTGTATGCTGGTATTCTTGATGAAAGCCTTCAAAACATTGACCAGATCAACCTGATCATCCAGTCCTTTACCACTACCATGAGCGATGCCAAAAGGCTGGAACTTATTAATAATGCCGCAGATCAGGTCGATGCGAATTATGATGACCTGATGCGCTTCAATCAGCAAAATGTTTTGCTGAGCCTCTCCAGGGCAAAGACCTCCATAGAGGTACAGGCAGTGAAGAAATTATACGGACTTCCTTAA
- a CDS encoding TraG family conjugative transposon ATPase — protein sequence MEKVLDDMLPIMDVEHDCILSKQGDVTVAFKADLPEVFTLSDQEYEAFHQAWVKAIKVLPKFSVLHKQDWFLQSSHQPDFTKEDTSFLSRASERFFNERPFLDHSCYILLTKKPGNRKTATSMYSSLLRKSMVPEETLKPSLLQDFLDSTGQFRRIMEDSGFVKLTRLKENDLWSSKRTMGIIEKYCYLSERNDRYLLGDISFHEGLQVGAKHCQLYTLGDAADLPALCGSRINYDKYSTDKTKFSIGFASTLGQLLPCNHIYNQYLFIEDAQKTISKLESKRLRLQSLSAYSRENMIARDATNDFLNEAISQQRLPVKAHFNVLVWTDQKEELKDLKNKVSSALAQMDAVAKQETIGAPQIFWAGIPGNAADFPMNDTFDTFAEQATCFLNLETGYRTSLSPVGIRLGDRMTGKPVHVDISDEPMKMGICTNRNKFILGPSGSGKSFFTNHMVRSYYEQGTHIVLVDVGHSYKGLCDMVEGYYFTYSEENPIRFNPFFIGEGDSLDTEKKESIKTLLLALWKKDDEAFKRSEYVALSNAITGYYQHLEKNPKVFPSFNSFYEFLRDDYAAVLKNDRVKDRDFDMDNFLYVLRPYYKGGEFDYLLNATENLNLLQERFIVFELDNIKDHPILFPVVTIIIMEVFINKMRKMKGLRKMILIEEAWKALMKEGFAEYIKYLFKTVRKFFGEAIVVTQEVEDIISSPVVKQAIINNSDCKILLDQSKYQNKFDQIQELLGLTEKEKALVLSVNKANDPTRKYKEVFISLGGMLSKVYRTEVSVEEYLAYTTEQTEKVKLMEYAAKFGGDIRKGIAAMAEDMRTNTLK from the coding sequence ATGGAAAAAGTGTTGGATGATATGTTACCGATCATGGATGTGGAACACGACTGCATCCTGAGCAAACAGGGCGATGTAACGGTCGCCTTTAAGGCAGACCTGCCGGAGGTCTTTACACTCTCCGATCAGGAATACGAGGCCTTTCACCAGGCTTGGGTAAAGGCCATTAAGGTATTGCCTAAATTCAGTGTACTGCATAAACAGGACTGGTTCCTGCAAAGCAGTCATCAGCCTGATTTCACCAAAGAAGACACCAGTTTTTTGAGCCGGGCAAGCGAGCGGTTTTTCAATGAACGCCCGTTTCTGGATCATAGCTGTTATATCCTGCTGACCAAAAAGCCGGGCAACAGGAAAACGGCAACTTCCATGTATTCCAGTTTGCTCCGTAAGAGCATGGTGCCGGAAGAAACCCTGAAGCCATCCCTCTTACAAGACTTCCTGGACAGTACCGGTCAGTTCAGGCGTATCATGGAAGATAGTGGCTTTGTAAAACTGACCCGGTTAAAGGAAAATGACCTTTGGAGTAGTAAAAGGACAATGGGCATTATAGAAAAATATTGCTACCTGTCCGAACGAAATGATCGTTACCTCTTGGGAGACATCAGCTTCCATGAAGGCTTACAGGTGGGAGCCAAACATTGTCAGCTTTATACTTTGGGGGATGCTGCCGACCTGCCTGCACTTTGCGGCAGCCGGATCAATTACGACAAGTACAGTACGGACAAAACCAAGTTTAGTATCGGTTTTGCCTCCACGCTGGGACAACTTCTGCCTTGTAACCATATTTACAATCAGTACCTTTTTATCGAGGATGCCCAGAAAACCATCTCAAAGCTGGAATCCAAAAGGTTAAGACTGCAATCCCTGTCCGCTTACAGCAGGGAAAACATGATTGCAAGAGATGCCACCAATGATTTTTTGAACGAAGCGATCAGTCAGCAACGCCTTCCGGTAAAAGCGCACTTTAATGTACTGGTATGGACAGATCAAAAAGAGGAACTCAAAGACCTGAAAAATAAAGTGTCGTCCGCATTGGCACAGATGGATGCGGTAGCCAAGCAGGAAACCATCGGAGCCCCACAAATATTCTGGGCGGGGATTCCGGGCAATGCCGCTGACTTTCCGATGAATGATACCTTCGACACTTTTGCAGAGCAGGCTACTTGCTTTCTCAATTTAGAGACTGGCTACCGCACTTCATTAAGCCCCGTTGGTATTCGTTTGGGTGACCGTATGACCGGCAAGCCCGTCCATGTGGATATCAGCGATGAACCTATGAAAATGGGTATTTGCACCAACCGCAACAAATTCATACTCGGCCCTTCCGGGAGCGGCAAATCCTTTTTTACCAATCACATGGTTCGTAGCTATTATGAGCAGGGAACGCATATCGTTTTGGTAGATGTGGGGCATAGCTACAAGGGACTCTGCGATATGGTAGAGGGCTACTATTTTACCTACAGCGAGGAAAACCCAATCCGTTTCAATCCTTTTTTCATTGGCGAGGGTGATAGCCTGGATACGGAAAAGAAGGAAAGTATCAAAACGCTGCTCCTGGCACTTTGGAAAAAAGATGATGAAGCCTTTAAACGTAGCGAGTATGTGGCTCTTTCCAATGCCATCACCGGGTATTACCAGCACCTCGAAAAAAACCCTAAAGTCTTCCCTTCCTTCAACAGCTTTTATGAGTTCCTGCGGGACGATTATGCAGCAGTGCTGAAAAACGACCGGGTAAAGGACAGGGATTTTGATATGGATAACTTTCTCTATGTGCTTCGGCCATACTACAAAGGTGGTGAATTTGACTACCTGCTCAACGCCACAGAAAACCTGAACCTTTTACAGGAAAGATTTATCGTTTTTGAGCTGGACAATATCAAAGACCATCCCATCCTCTTCCCTGTGGTCACCATCATTATCATGGAAGTTTTTATCAACAAGATGCGGAAGATGAAGGGCCTCCGTAAGATGATCCTGATCGAAGAAGCCTGGAAAGCCCTCATGAAAGAAGGTTTTGCAGAATATATCAAATACCTCTTTAAAACCGTCAGAAAGTTCTTTGGTGAGGCCATCGTGGTGACCCAGGAAGTGGAGGACATTATTTCCTCCCCCGTGGTAAAACAGGCCATCATCAATAACAGTGACTGTAAAATATTGCTCGACCAGAGCAAATACCAGAACAAGTTTGACCAGATACAGGAACTCTTGGGGTTAACGGAAAAAGAAAAAGCATTGGTGTTGTCGGTTAACAAAGCCAATGATCCTACCCGGAAATACAAAGAAGTCTTCATAAGCCTGGGCGGGATGCTCAGCAAGGTGTACCGTACAGAGGTCAGTGTGGAAGAATACCTGGCTTACACCACCGAGCAGACCGAAAAGGTAAAACTGATGGAGTATGCAGCAAAGTTTGGCGGGGATATACGCAAGGGCATAGCTGCAATGGCGGAAGATATGAGAACGAACACCTTAAAATGA
- a CDS encoding tellurite resistance TerB family protein: MKKTGIIISLVICGLLPTFRASAQAAEIQQLLLNVEKLAQFKQILSDMKKGYQILEGGYNTIKDISEGNFNLHKAFLEGLLEVSPTVRNYKRVGDIVNYQLILVKEYRNAYDRFQSDGNFNPEELAYLGRVYDNLFDESLRNLDELLVIITAGKSRMSDDERLQAIDRIYADMQDKLMFLRYFNNNMTIHAVQRAKERNDAETIRRVYGINN; encoded by the coding sequence ATGAAAAAGACAGGTATAATCATAAGTCTTGTGATCTGTGGACTGTTGCCAACGTTCAGGGCATCGGCTCAAGCCGCAGAGATACAGCAGCTACTGCTCAATGTAGAGAAACTGGCACAGTTCAAACAGATATTGAGCGATATGAAGAAAGGCTATCAGATATTGGAAGGTGGTTATAATACCATCAAGGATATATCCGAAGGTAATTTCAACCTGCACAAAGCCTTTCTTGAGGGCCTGCTGGAAGTAAGCCCCACCGTACGCAACTACAAGCGTGTGGGGGACATTGTGAATTACCAGCTTATACTGGTAAAGGAATATCGGAATGCGTACGACCGGTTTCAAAGTGATGGGAATTTCAATCCCGAGGAACTAGCCTATCTCGGACGGGTGTATGACAACCTGTTTGATGAAAGCCTTCGCAACCTGGATGAATTGCTGGTGATCATTACAGCAGGGAAATCCCGTATGAGTGATGATGAACGCTTGCAGGCCATTGACCGGATCTATGCCGATATGCAGGACAAATTGATGTTCCTACGGTACTTCAACAATAACATGACAATCCATGCGGTGCAAAGGGCTAAAGAAAGAAATGATGCCGAGACTATCCGCAGGGTATATGGGATAAACAACTAA